The Mercurialis annua linkage group LG2, ddMerAnnu1.2, whole genome shotgun sequence genome contains a region encoding:
- the LOC126667470 gene encoding amine oxidase [copper-containing] alpha 2, peroxisomal-like, which yields MASARCKLLFTFILFIFTIFPVSSQGLRHPLDPLSPEELTLVRTIVMDATSNDTIFSYVALDEPDKPLVLYWLSNPTTKPPPRRALAMTRFNKETHEFIVDLSTRAIISDKLVDDDQGYPILTLGERTEVAQLPYSFAPFIESMNRRGLNSSAAICSAYTLGWFGQEKTKRNVKLQCFYLNNGSVNYYAFPIEGIWMIANLDKMKIVEYSDRYIKPMPKSEGTDYRFSEQKPPFGPRINRAAVCQPDGPGIEIKGHMVRWGNWKLHVSFDAGAGPIISTALIYDEEAQRFRSVLYRGFVSELFVPYMDPTVGRFSDTFFDAGEYGLGYSAVSLEPSMDCPNNAVFMDGYYARYDGLPVIVPRAICLFEKNAGDIMWRHTETGIPSTIINEVRPDRSLVIRMVATVGYYNYIYDSEFKLDGSIHMEVGLTGILAIKATEYTNNHQIKEEIYGPLVSKNSIGLNHDHFFMYHLDLDIDGVHNSMVKRKLVTKRNRNTDTPRKSYWTVMSETPKTESEANFQYGLDPVQVLIVNPNKKTRLGNNHGYRLSPASFIHPLLTEDDYPQIRAAFTENDVWITPYNKSEKWVSGWYVDRSRGQDTLAVWSRRDREIDNKDIVLWHLMGIHHVPSQEDYPIMPTLKARFELHPNNYFERNPVLKLIPPEPVTPCNCN from the exons ATGGCATCCGCACGCTGCAAATTACTCTTCACTTTTATTCTATTCATTTTCACCATCTTTCCCGTCTCAAGCCAAGGTCTGCGCCATCCTCTGGACCCTCTAAGTCCGGAGGAGCTAACCCTAGTCCGAACCATTGTCATGGATGCGACCTCAAACGATACAATCTTCAGTTACGTAGCATTAGACGAACCAGATAAACCCCTGGTTCTCTACTGGCTATCAAACCCCACCACCAAACCTCCCCCTCGACGAGCCCTAGCCATGACCCGATTCAACAAAGAAACGCACGAGTTCATCGTAGACTTATCGACACGTGCAATTATATCCGACAAATTAGTTGACGATGATCAGGGATATCCGATTCTGACGCTTGGCGAACGAACAGAAGTGGCGCAGTTGCCGTATTCATTTGCTCCGTTTATCGAATCGATGAATCGGAGAGGACTCAACTCGTCTGCTGCGATATGTTCTGCATATACACTCGGTTGGTTCGGACAAGAAAAGACCAAACGAAATGTGAAACTTCagtgtttttatttgaataacgGGTCTGTTAATTACTATGCTTTTCCGATCGAAGGGATATGGATGATCGCTAATCTTGATAAAATGAAGATCGTTGAATATAGTGACAGGTATATAAAACCAATGCCGAAATCTGAAGGAACTGACTATAGATTTTCCGAGCAGAAACCTCCGTTTGGTCCTCGTATTAATCGGGCGGCTGTCTGTCAACCTGATGGACCTGGAATTGAAATTAAAGGCCATATGGTCAG ATGGGGAAACTGGAAACTTCATGTATCCTTTGATGCAGGAGCTGGTCCAATAATATCAACAGCACTAATATATGATGAAGAAGCACAAAGGTTTCGCAGTGTATTATATAGAGGATTTGTATCAGAGTTATTCGTACCTTATATGGATCCAACGGTGGGCAGATTCTCGGATACATTCTTTGATGCCGGAGAATATGGTTTAGGTTACAGTGCAGTTTCATTAGAACCGTCGATGGATTGCCCTAATAATGCAGTTTTCATGGATGGTTATTATGCAAGATATGATGGTTTGCCTGTAATAGTACCCAGAGCAATTTgcttatttgaaaaaaatgcagGAGATATCATGTGGAGACACACTGAAACAGGCATTCCTTCAACAATA ATAAATGAGGTTAGGCCTGACAGGAGTTTGGTTATAAGAATGGTGGCTACAGTTGGTTATTATAACTATATATATGATTCAGAATTCAAGCTAGATGGTTCCATCCACATGGAG GTTGGTCTAACTGGAATTTTAGCTATTAAGGCCACAGAATACACTAACAACCATCAGATTAAAGAGGAGATTTATGGACCATTAGtttcaaaaaattcaattgGGTTGAACCATGATCATTTCTTTATGTACCATCTTGATTTGGACATTGATGGTGTCCACAATTCCATGGTAAAACGCAAATTAGTAACCAAAAGAAACAGAAATACTGATACACCAAGGAAGAGCTATTGGACCGTTATGAGCGAAACACCAAAAACCGAATCGGAGGCGAATTTTCAATACGGTTTGGACCCGGTTCAGGTTCTGATCGTTAATCCGAACAAGAAAACTAGACTCGGAAACAATCATGGGTATCGTTTGTCGCCAGCATCATTTATACACCCACTTCTAACGGAAGATGATTACCCTCAAATTCGTGCGGCTTTCACCGAGAACGATGTGTGGATTACCCCGTATAACAAATCAGAAAAGTGGGTGTCCGGATGGTATGTCGATCGGAGCCGAGGTCAAGACACATTAGCCGTTTGGAGCCGCAG